The window ACGAGAGTTCCTCACAACCAGAATTTCATCGATGCGGTGAGGTCGAATGTCGACCCCATTGTTCCGGTGGAGATAGGACACAGCACCTGTACTACCTGTAACCTCGGAAATATCGCTATCGAACTGAAGCGCCCGCTCAAATGGAATCCGGCAACCCAGACATTTGTAGATGACCCTGAGGCGACCAAGTACCTCACGAAAACCTATAGCGAGGGATTCTCGATCTGATAGCGGGAGAGTCTTTAAGAGATGGAATGACCCCCAAAAGTAAGGCAAAACTTTTGGGGGTCAACTATAATTGTTGCTATTGCTGCCGGGCTACTTCTCCCTGTTCACGATGACCAATCCCAGCTCGTCGAGCTGCTCCTGTTCAATACGCGATGGCGCATCTATCATGACGTCGCGCCCGGAGTTGTTCTTCGGAAAAGCGATGCAGTCGCGGATACTGTCGAGGCCGGCAAAGATCGATACCAGCCTGTCGAGCCCAAAGGCTATTCCACCGTGGGGAGGTGCTCCATACTTGAATGCGTTCATCAGGAACCCGAACTGCTCCTGAGCGCGCTCTTCGGTGAAGCCCAGAACGGAGAACATCTTCTGCTGCAATGCACTGTCGTGGATACGGATTGAACCGCCACCAACCTCCACGCCGTTGATCACCAAGTCGTAGGCGTTGGCCCTCACGGCTCCCGGATCTGAGTCGAGCAGCGCAATATCTTCAGGTTTGGGTGACGTGAAGGGGTGGTGTTTGGCGAAGAACCGGTTCAGTTCCTCATCTTTTTCCAGCAACGGAAAATCGACCACCCAAAGACATTTATAGTTGTTCTTGTCGCGTAATCCCAGTCGGCTACCCATCTCGAGGCGAAGTTCAGACAGCTGTTTCTGCGTTTTCTCGGTCTCGCCGCTCAACACCAGGATCAGGTCGCCCGGTTTGGCATTGCATCGCTCTGCCCACGCTTTCAGGTCGCTTTCGGAGTAGAACTTGTCAACCGACGATTTCAGGCTGCCATCTTCGTTGTAACGGACATATATCAGTCCTTTGGCTCCAATTTGCGGCCGCTTCACGAAATCGGTCAGTTCGTCGAGCTGTTTGCGGGTATATGATGCAGATCCCTGAGCGCAGATGGCACCGACATATTCCGATGAGTCGAAGACCCCGAAACCCCGGTCGGTTGTCAGATCCTTAATCTCCACAAATTTCATTTCGAAACGGATATCTGGCTTGTCAGATCCGTATTGGCGCATGGCATCGGCGTAACTCATCCGGGGGAAATCTGGCAGGTCGATCCCCTTCAAGGTCTTGAACAGGTGTTTCGTCAACCCTTCAAACATGTTCAGCACATCCTCCTGTTGAACGAACGACATCTCGCAGTCGATCTGGGTAAACTCAGGCTGTCTGTCTGCCCGCAGATCCTCGTCACGGAAACATTTTACGATCTGGAAATAGCGGTCGAACCCCGAGACCATCAGCAACTGCTTGAAAAGCTGCGGCGACTGGGGCAATGCATAGAATTCGCCGGGGTTCATGCGGGAGGGGACGATAAAGTCGCGTGCGCCCTCAGGTGTAGATCCGATAAGGACAGGGGTCTCTACCTCCAGGAAATCTCTTTCATCGAGATATTTCCGCACTTCAAACGCCATCTTGTGACGAAGCTCGAGATTCTTTCGAACTACATTACGCCTCAGATCGAGGTAGCGGTACTTCATCCGCAGATCATCCCCGCCGTCGGTCTCAGTTTCGATGGTGAAGGGGGGGGTCTGTGCTGCATTCAGGACCACAATGGCCGTTACCGCAATCTCAATCTCTCCGGTAGGTATATTGGGGTTCTTGCTCGATCTCTCCTCCACTTTTCCCGTCACCTGAATCACCCATTCCCGGCCCAGCCTGTTTGCCTGCTCGCAAAGCTCCTGGTTTTTCTCCTGGTTGAACGACAGCTGGGTTACCCCGTACCGGTCGCGCAGGTCGACAAAAGTCATTCCTCCCATCTTCCGGATTTTGTGGACCCAACCCGAAAGGGTAACCTCCTTATTCACGTCGGCGATGCGTAATTCGCCACAAGTCCTGTTTCTATACATATTATTGCTTGTTTGCCATTTAATTGGAGTGCAAATTTACACATTTCTGACGTTGAAACCACTTGCCGGATAAAAAAAGCTGAAAAGTTTTGATATTATTGGATAAAATCGTACTTTTGCACCCACGTTTTGAAGAGAACGTTCCGGGGTGTAGCGCAGTCCGGTTAGCGCACCTGCTTTGGGAGCAGGGGGTCGCGAGTTCGAATCCCGCCACCCCGACTTGATGAGGGAGTTACAATAGATATTGTAGCTCCCTCTATTTTTTGGAAACAGGCAACAGTCGGGTCACAAAAGCGACCTCGATAAGCCAGGAGTAAAACCCT of the Petrimonas mucosa genome contains:
- the aspS gene encoding aspartate--tRNA ligase, with protein sequence MYRNRTCGELRIADVNKEVTLSGWVHKIRKMGGMTFVDLRDRYGVTQLSFNQEKNQELCEQANRLGREWVIQVTGKVEERSSKNPNIPTGEIEIAVTAIVVLNAAQTPPFTIETETDGGDDLRMKYRYLDLRRNVVRKNLELRHKMAFEVRKYLDERDFLEVETPVLIGSTPEGARDFIVPSRMNPGEFYALPQSPQLFKQLLMVSGFDRYFQIVKCFRDEDLRADRQPEFTQIDCEMSFVQQEDVLNMFEGLTKHLFKTLKGIDLPDFPRMSYADAMRQYGSDKPDIRFEMKFVEIKDLTTDRGFGVFDSSEYVGAICAQGSASYTRKQLDELTDFVKRPQIGAKGLIYVRYNEDGSLKSSVDKFYSESDLKAWAERCNAKPGDLILVLSGETEKTQKQLSELRLEMGSRLGLRDKNNYKCLWVVDFPLLEKDEELNRFFAKHHPFTSPKPEDIALLDSDPGAVRANAYDLVINGVEVGGGSIRIHDSALQQKMFSVLGFTEERAQEQFGFLMNAFKYGAPPHGGIAFGLDRLVSIFAGLDSIRDCIAFPKNNSGRDVMIDAPSRIEQEQLDELGLVIVNREK